The Terriglobales bacterium genome segment GCAACGCGATGAGGTAGTTGGGCTGGAGAAAAGCGCCGTCTTCATCGAGGATGCCAAAGCGATCGGCGTCACCATCGGTGGCGATGCCGATGCGTGCCCCGCTCTCGCGCATGGCGCGGCGCAAATCCTCAAGCAGGTGATCATCCGGCTCCGGGGCATGGCCGCCGAAGAGCACGTCGCGGCGGTCGTGCACGGTGGTGACCGGAACCCCCGCGTCGCGCAGCAACGCATCCGAATAACCGCGCGCCGCGCCGTAAAGCGGGTCGAAGGCCACTTTGAGCCCGGCTTGGCGGATGGCCTCGAGGTCCACGATCTCCTTCAGTCGCGCGAGATAGGCAGTGCGGACCTCGATCGTTTCCGTCGCTGCCCCGCCTGCCTTACCTTTCTCCGTGTCCTCCGTGTCCTCCGTGGTTAAGTCATGTATCTTCGCCTCGATCTGCCGGGTCACTTCCGGGAGAGCGGGAGCACCATCGGGAGTCGAAAACTTGATGCCGTTGTATTCGGGAGGATTATGGGAAGCAGTGAAGTTGATGGCGCCGTCGCTCTTCGAGCGCACAACTTCAAAAGCGATGGCCGGCGTGGGCGCAGCTTCCGCCACCAGCAACGGCGTGATACGGTGCGCGGTAAGGATGTCGCAGGCCACGGAACAAAAGCTCTCGCCGAGGAAGCGGGGATCGCGAGCCACGATCACTTTCGCGCCCGAGGACTTCTGCGACGCTACGTAGCGGGCGATACCGGTGACCGCACGGCGCACGTTGGCAAACGTAAACTCTTCCGCCATAATCGCGCGCCAGCCGGAGGTGCCAAACTTGATCTGAGTCATGAGCGACGCCGCAGCTCAAGGCGGACAGGAATAGACTGACCACTGGCAACTGACCACTGATTCTATATGACCGATAAGCGAATCGTGCTGACGACAGCGGGAACGAAGGAAGAAGCGCAGAAGATCGCGCATGGCTTGGTCGAGGCGCGTCTGGCGGCGTGCGTGAACATCGTAGGGCCGATGGAATCGGTGTATCGCTGGAAGAACAAGGTGGAATCGAGCGCTGAGTTCCTGCTGGTCATCAAGACTACGGCCGCGGCGTTCGAAGCGGTGCGAGCCGCCATCAAGAAGCTGCACTCCTATGAGCTGCCGGAGTGCGTCATGCTGGACATCGAGGACGGAAGCAACGAGTACCTGGCGTGGATAGCGGATTCAGTGGGACCGGGAACGTAGAGACGTTGCTTGCAACGTCTCCAACCGGCTGCACGGGAGACGCAGCAAGCTGCGTCTCTACACGGCTTTCAGTGCCTTGTCGAGGTCCGCAATGATGTCTTCCACATCCTCGATGCCGACCGAGATGCGCACCATGCCGTCTGTCAGCCCGATGGCCTTGCGGCCGGCCGGGCCCAGCGCGGCGTGGGTCATGGTGGCGGGATGGGAGATCAGCGTCTCCACTCCTCCCAGCGATTCGCCCAGCGAGCACACTCGAACCTTTCTGAGCATGCGCTTGGCCGCCGCCAGCGAACCCAAGTCGAAGGTGATCATGGAGCCGAAGCCCGACATCTGCCTCTTTGCCAGCTTGTGTTGCGCATGGTGTGGCAGCCCCGGATAGTAGACCGCCTTCACTTTGCGGTGACGGTCAAGGAAAGCGGCCACGCGACGGCCGTTGTAATCATGGCGTTCCATGCGCACGGCCAGTGTCTTCACCCCGCGCAGCACCAGCCAGCACTCGAACGGCGACAGGATCGCACCCGCCGATTTCTGCAGGAAAGCGAACTTCTCTGCCTGATCGGCCCGGGTGCACACGATCACCCCGCCCAGGCCGTCGCTATGCCCGTTCAGGAATTTGGTCGTTGAGTGGATGGTCATGTCGGCGCCGAGAGCGATGGGCTGTTGAAAGTAGGGCGACATGAAGGTGTTATCCACCACCAGCTCGACGCCGTGGCGCCGCGTGATGCGGCTGATGGCGCGGATGTCGGAAATCGACATCAGGGGGTTGGTCGGAGTTTCGACGTAAACGATCCTTGTGCTGGGTCGAATGGCGTGCTCGACCGCGGTTGAATCGGAGGTATCCACATAGGTGAACTGCAGCCCGAATTTCGCCAGCACCTGGTTGAACAGGCGGGGCACGCCGCCATAGACGTTGTGCGAGCAGATGACGTGGTCGCCGGCCTGGAGCGTCGTGCACATGGCATGGATGGCGGCCATGCCGCTGGAGAAGACGTGCGCCGAGCGTCCGCCCTCGAGCGACGCCAGGTTCTGCTCCAGCCGGGTGCGGGTGGGATTGGACACCCGCGCATACTCGTATCCTTTGTGCTTGCCGATGCCCTCTTGCACATAGGTAGAAGTGGCAAAGATGGGAACTACGACCGCACCCGTAGAGGGATCGGGCTCCTGGCCGTCGTGGATGGCGCGAGTGGAAAATCCGGGCAGTTTCATGGCTCTTAGATTCTAGTGGCTGGCTTCTCGTTTCTCGTTATTCGTTTCTCGAACGTCAAAACAGGCCAAGTAAGAAATAGCCTTTTCGTGCCGGCGTCCTAGGTTTTTCCCGAAGCGAGGAACGTGAAACGAAAACCGCTTCTTCAGATTCCGCCTTCAAAAATATTCTTGGAGAGGTAGCGTTCGGCGGAATCCGGGATGATGGTAACCACGCGCTTCCCTTCCCCAAGGCGTCGGGCGATCTCGACCGCGGCGTAGACGGCGGCCCCTCCGGAGGAACCGGAGAGCACGCCTTCCTCACGCGCCAAGCGGTTGACCATATCGAAGGCTTCCCGGTCGTGAACCATCATGACCTCATCGGCAAGCGAGGCGTCGTAGGTCTCGGGGATGAAGCTGCTGCCGATGCCCTCTACCTTGTGCTCGCCGGGTGGTCCGCCTCCGAGCACGGAACCCTGGCTCTCGACCGCCACCGCCAGCACGCTCGGCAAGCGCTCCTTCAGGAAACGCGCCACGCCGGTAAACGTGCCGCCGGTGCCGGCACCCAGGATGACCGCGTCGATGTTGCCCTGCATCTGCTCGAAGATCTCGCGGGCGGTGGTCTCGTAGTGGAAGTCGGGATTGGCGGGATTGGAAAACTGGGCGGCAACGAACGCATCGGGAATGGAAGCGGCCATCTCCCGGGCGCGACGGATCGCGCCCTGCATGCCCTCCTTTTCCGGTGTGCGCCGGACGTCCGCTCCCAGCGCCTGCATGACCTTCACTTTTTCCCGGGAGAACTTTTCGGGCACGAACAACAGCACGCTGTAGCCACGCTGGATGCCGATCAGCGCCAGCCCGATACCGGTGTTGCCCGCGGTGGCTTCGACGATGGTGGCACCGGGGCGCAGGCGTCCTTCTTCCTCGGCGCGACGAATGATGCCGATGGCGGCGCGGTCCTTCACGCTGCCGCCGGGATTCAGGTACTCCAGCTTGGCGTAGAGGGCCGCGGCACCGGCAGGGGCGATGTGCCGCAGACGCAGAAGCGGAGTCTCGCCCACTAATTCCGTGATGTCCTCGGCCACGCGCAGGCGCTGCGCTTCCGCGGATTTGACGGATCTCATCCCGAAATCAAGAGTAAGGGAGCCGCCACCTTGCGTCAATCAGCGAGTTCGGCTTTCCTTCAAGGCTGGCTGCCGGTTTCCGAGGGGGTGTTGTAGTACCCGCTGCGAGTCCGCACTTGCAGTTTCTTGAAACCCTGGGCACGGGCCGTGACCCGGACGCTCTTGTAGCCCTCTCGCTCAGGATGGGCTGGTTTATATCCGATGGTGTACTGGCTGCGGATCTCGTGGGCCACGTTGCGCGTGATCGTGTCCACTTCTTCCATGTCGTCGGGAAAAAACCAAAGGCCGCCGGTTTGCTGGGCAATGGCCTTGAGGGCGCGTTTGGCCTTCTTGCTGCCTCCCCGCGATTCGAAGATACCAATGGCATACACGGTGGGGCCCTCGTTGTCCTGCACGCGGCGGACGGCCTGCTCCAGGTTGAACATGGAGGCGTTATCGTCGCCGTCGGTCACCACCAGCAGAACACGCTTGCCCAACTTGGCGTTCTTCTTCAGATGGTCGGCGGACGCAATCACCGCGTCGTACAGCGCAGTCCCTCCGCGGGACGAAATGCGCTCCAAAGCTTCCTTCAGCTTCGCAATATCGTTGGTGAAATCCTGGTCGAGGTAATACTCGTCGGCGAAGTTCACGACAAAGACCTCGTCCTGGGGGTTGGAGGCGCGCACCAGATTGATGGCCGCCTGATTCACCGCGGAGCGCGAGCGCATCATTGAGGCCGAATTGTCGATCACGATCCCCAGCGACACGGGAATATCTTCGCGACGGAAGGAGGTGACTTTTTGAGGCTCGCCATCCTCGTAGACCGTGAAGGCCTCTCGTGGGAGATTGGTCACCAGGCGCTGGTGCTGGTCCACTACGGTGGCGTGCAGAATGACTTCTTCTACCTCCTTGCGGAACGTGAACTGGGAGTCGTCGCCTCGGGGTCTCTGTTTCGAGGCCTGCGCCTTCGAGGGAGAAGCTGGCGCCTGAGGCGCGGCGGGCGGTTCCTGCTGTGCCAACCCGGCACAAAGCAGAAGGATCAAAAGGAAAGAAAGAAGAGCAGCACTACTCCGACGGTGCATAGTATCCAGACTTGGCATAGACCTGCAGCGGCGGCAGTCCTTTGGGCGGAACTAGCTTCACCTTGATCTTACGCCACTTGCCGTTGCGCGAGGCATCGGTGGGTTTGTATCCGAGCACGTACTGATTACGCAACTCGATGCCGATCTTCGTAGCGACATCCGCCAAGTCATTGGGGCTGTTGATGGTGAATGTTCGGCCTCCGGTGACCTCGGAGATGGAAGCCAGCGTGGACGGACCGGTGCGCTCCTCCGGGGTGGTGGGGAAAAGATCGAAGATGCCAATCGCGTAGATCTGTACGTCGGCTTCCTTGACCATGTCCTCGATCTCCCCCTCGGTGTAGCGGCTGCGATTGTCGCCGCCGTCGGAAATGATTAGGAGAGCTTTCTTGGCGTATTGGCCGTCACGCATCTTGGTGACGCCGAGGTAGATGGCATCGAGCAGCGCGGTGCGACCCTTGGGCACGGTGAACACCAGCTTGTTCTGCATGTCCTCCACGGAGCGGGTGAATTCCGCCAGAACCTCGGGGCGATCCGCGAACGTGACCATGAAGAACTCGTCCTGGGGATTGGCGGTCTTGAAGAACTGCACCACCGCTTCGCGAGCCTTCTCGATCTTGTTGGACATGGAACCGCTGAGGTCGAAGATCACCCCCAGGGAGATGGGCGCATCCTCACTGGAAAAGTGGCGCACCTGCTGAGCCTGGTTGCCTTCAAAGACGCGGAAGTGTTCCTTTTCGAGCCCGGTGACCAAGCGATTCATGGGATCGGTGACGGTGACGTTGACCAGTACGAGGTCCACGTCCACCGTAAGGGACCGGTTGCCATGGGTTTTCAGCTTGGGGTCCGGCGGAATTTCGGTTTTAGAGAGCGGCACCGCCCGGGGCTGGATGTGAACTTCCTGAGCGGCGGCCGGGACGAGGAGGAGGAGCCCAACGGCTGCACACAAAGATGCGACCCAGGAAACCCCCAAAGCGCAGGCGAACCTGGCCTTCCGGACAACCGCGGTCGAGTGAGCCAGAGCGCACCCGCCCTCACCGATGCGGGCCATCATGCGCGACTCCAGAGCAAATACTACCACAGCCGCATACCATTCGAGTGGGAACAACAGCCCGCGGGTTGCCCGAGTGGCAGAGATCGGAAGAAGAAGGGCGCGCGACGTGGCCGTCAGGGCGCTTGCTACAATCGCAGTGTCGATCTCGATGGCTCGTGTCTTCCCTTTCCGCGCGCTGCGCTACGACTCCAGGAAGGTTTCTCCCGCGGACGTCTTAACGCAGCCGTACGACAAGATCACGCCGGAAATGCAGGAGCGGTACTACCAACTCAGCCCCTACAACCTGGTACGAATTGAACTTGGGCACAGCCAAGCCAGCGACAACGAGCGCGATAACGTGTACATACGGGCGGCGGCCTTTTTTCGCGAGTGGCGCGACCAGGGCGTGCTTCTTCCGGACCCGGAACCTTCCATGTATGCATACTGGCAGCGCTTCCGGGTGCCCGGAAACGAGGCAGAACAGGAGCGCCGTGGCGTGATTGTCGCCGGCGCGCTTGAGGATTATGGCCGAGGGGTCGTGTTCCGGCACGAGCAAACACACTCGGCCCCGAAGGCCGATCGCCTAAACCTGCTGAGGGCGACGGGCGCGTACTTCGGTCAGCTTTTCCTGTTATATGGCGATCCCGAGCGAGAGATTGATGCTGTCCTGGAGCCGAAGCAGGAACCCGACGTAACATTGAGGGATGAGTATGGCGTAGAGCACCGGCTGTGGCGCATCGCGGACCCCGGTGTGATCCAGTGCGTACAACGGAAGCTGGCTGATAAACCGCTCATCATTGCTGATGGACATCACCGCTACGAGACGGCGCTCCAGTATCGTGACGAGCAGCGTGCGGCCAACCCTAAAGCCGGACCGGACGCTCCTTTTGAACGCACGATGATGACCCTGGTAAATATGGACGCGCCGGGCCTGGTAATTTTGCCGACGCATCGCGTCATTCATGGACTGGAGCGTTTCCACACCGAAGACCTGATTCGCGGAGCGCGAGCCTGGTTCGATATTCACGGCGTGAGCCAGGAACCGCTGGAGCCGAGCCGTGCGGTCAGGCTGCTCGCCGAGGCCGGCCAGGAGGAGACGGCAGTCCTGGCAGCGACTTCCCAAGGGAGTTTCCTGTTGCGGGCTCGCGCCGGGGCAGTGAAGGAGACACTGCAAGGGATCCCGGCGCGACAGAGAGCGCTGGACGTGGTACAGGTTCACAAGTTGCTGATCGAGCGGGTGCTTGGTGTCTCCGAAGAGCAGGTACGAGCGCTTGAGCACGTCCGCTACGTACGGGACGCGGGCACAGCTCTGTCCGAGGTGCAGCGCGACGCCAACGTGGCTTTCCTGATGAATCCCGTGCGCATGGAACAGGTGCGCGACATCGCGCTGGCCGGCGAGGTGCTGCCGCAAAAATCCACGGACTTCTATCCCAAGCTGCTGAGCGGGTTGACCATTTATGCGCTGGATTAGGAAACGCAGCGCCCTGATGGCGCTGACGCTGCTCGTGGCTGTGGGCGCGGCCATGTTGCGCGCGCCTTCATGGCAGCAGCAACGGCTCTCGGTGTACACGCCCAAAGCGCGGTACAGCATTGAGGTCCTGGAACGGGATGGGCGCCAGTACGTGGACCTGCTCGAGCTGCTGCGGCCCCTGGGGCGTGTGGGCGCCGTTCACGAGAAGAAACTGTGGAAGGTGGAGTTCGGCGAGATCCGCGGTGAGTTCACTGAGGGCAAGAACACGGGCCTGTTTGCCGGCAGCGTAGTAAAGCTGGAATCCAAGTTCGCAGCGGAAGGCAACCGGCCGCTCATTCCGGTGGAGGACGCGGCGCGGCTTATCTCCCGCGCGCTCGACTTGAGAGTGGACGACCACGAGGCCGGCCGTCGAATTTTTGCCGGGAACGTGGCCACGCGCTTTACCGCGGAACTGCGCAAGGGCGAGACCAGCGAACTGGTGCTGAGCTTCTCCGAGCCGGTGCATCCCGAGATCTTGGCGGGACAAGACGGATTGCGGCTGGACTTTGCCAACGACCCGCTCGTTTCCCAGCAGAAGAAGTTCCGCTTCGACGACAAGACGATCGGAGCCGTGACCTTCAGCGAGGTCAATGGTGCCGCTGTCCTGATCATTACCGGGTCGGGCCGGTTGTTGGCGGAGGCCGGGGGCGACGGCAAGACACTGATCGTACGCCGTGACCCGAACCAGCCCGTGATGGCACTTGGGAGGGCTCCGGAGATCCGGGCCGCGCCTGAGCCCCCGGCTTCGCTCAGCGGCCTGCCGCCGGGACAAGACTCCACCGCAGCGCTTTCGCCACTGGTCCAGGCGCCGATCGTGTTGCCCCCGTTGCCGCCTCCAGGAGTGCGTCCGCGCTTCCTGGTGATCGTGGATGCCGCGCACGGCGGCGAAGAGCGGGGAGCGCTGCTGGCGAGCGACCTGGAGGAGAAGCACGTGGTGCTGGCACTGGCGAGGCGCCTGCGTCAGGAACTGGCGGCACGCGGCGTCCAGTCCGCCATGGTGCGCGAGTATGACGTCACCCTGCCCATGGAGGCGCGGGCCGTGTTGGCCAACGCTTCCCACGCTGCGGTCTACCTCACGCTGCACGCCGGTGCCGAAGGCCGCGGTGTGCGGCTCTACACTTCCATGCTGACGCCCACGGCACCGGAGCGCAGCTTGTTCCTTCCCTGGGAGACCGCACAGGCCGGCTATGTGGAGCGCAGCCGCATGCTTGCCGGGGCGGTGAACGGGGAGATGGAGAAACAGAAGATCGCGGTGCTTAAGACGGCGGCGCCTCTGCGGCCGTTGAACAACATTGCGGCGGCGGCCATCGCCGTGGAGTTGGCCCCGCGTGATGGGGACGTACGCACGCTGGAATCCGCCTCCTACCAACAGGCGGTAGCCGTTGCGCTGGCCCAGGCGGTGGCCGCGGCACGCGTCGGTCTGGAGCAGACGCCATGATTCCGAGGCATCTTGCCATCGCCGTGGCGCTGCTGGTGGTGGCCAGCGTCGTTCTGGGATCCTACATGCTCCGGCTGCAGCAGCAGCAACGGGAACGGGCCACCGAATTGGAGCTGGAGCGCCCGGTGGCTCCGCCGGTGGCCGGGCGCGAAGAGCCGGTCGTCCTGGTCCTTGCGTATGACGACGAGGGCGTCGTGCGGCGCGAACACAAGACCATCGTCGTGCCCGAGGAAACCGGAGCACGGGCACGTGAGATCCTGCGCGCGCTACTGGCACACTACCAACAAAAGCCTTCGCCTCATCCCCTGGACCCGGGCGCGGACGTGCGGGACGCTTTCCTGGTGCGCGGCGACCTGGCGGTCATCGACATGACCGCGGCTTTCGCGGACGGGCATCGATCGGGTGTTCTGGTCGAAACCCTCACCGTGGTTTCGATGGTGGACACGCTGACGGCAAATCTTCCCACCATCCGGCGGGTGAAGTTTCTGGTCGACGGACGCGAGCGCGAAACCCTGGCCGGCCACTTCGACCTGATCGCGGTGCACGACGCAGCCAGCGTCCGTGGACTGATCGAGGAGGTCCGGTGACGGCTCGGCACCCGGTGCTGGGAGTCTTCGACTCCGGCTTCGGCGGGTTGACCGTGCTCGAAGCCTTGCGGCGGCGTATCCCGGAAGCCGACTTCCTTTATTTCGGAGATACCGCGCGCCTGCCCTACGGGACCAAGTCTGCGGAAACGGTGGCGCGCTATGCCATCGCGGCAGCGCGCTTCCTTGAGGACCGTGGTGCCGAGATGCTGGTGGTGGCTTGCAATACGGCCAGCGCGCTGGCGCTGGAACCCATCACGCGGGCAATGCGGATCGGGGTGGTAGGCGTAGTGGCGCCGGGCGCGGAACGGGCTGCGCGCGCCTCGCGATCACGAAAGGCCGTGGTCATCGCAACCGAAGCCACCGTAGCCAGCCATGCCTACCGCACGGTGCTGGCGACGCATGGTGTCCAGGCGTACGAAAAGGCCTGCCCGTTGCTGGTCCCGCTGGTAGAAGAAGGATGGACCGAACACCCGGTGACCGAGCAGGTGGCGCGTATCTATCTGGAGGAAGCGTTCGGAGATGAGTCACGCGGCGCGGACGTGCTGCTGCTCGGGTGCACACACTATCCGCTATTGCAACCGCTCATCGCGAGAGTGCTGGCAGGCGTGCCGGCGGATAGCGTCGCCATCGTGGATTCGGCGGATTCCACAGCGGATGTGGTCGCGCAAGCATTGCGCGTCCATCCCCTGCCGCCGCCGTCGCCCGAACCCGAACGTCGCAACGCGCCACGGGTGAAGTGCTTCGCCACGGATTCGGTGGAGAAGTTCCGTCGGATCGGAGAGCGCTTCGTGGGACACCGGCTGGAAGATGTCACCCATGTGGACCTGGGAGGGTAATCCTGTCGTGCCTACCCGGTCGCAGGCTGCAGGCCTG includes the following:
- a CDS encoding phosphoglucomutase/phosphomannomutase family protein — protein: MTQIKFGTSGWRAIMAEEFTFANVRRAVTGIARYVASQKSSGAKVIVARDPRFLGESFCSVACDILTAHRITPLLVAEAAPTPAIAFEVVRSKSDGAINFTASHNPPEYNGIKFSTPDGAPALPEVTRQIEAKIHDLTTEDTEDTEKGKAGGAATETIEVRTAYLARLKEIVDLEAIRQAGLKVAFDPLYGAARGYSDALLRDAGVPVTTVHDRRDVLFGGHAPEPDDHLLEDLRRAMRESGARIGIATDGDADRFGILDEDGAFLQPNYLIALLFDYLVETRGWRNGVAKSVSTTNLINALADHLKVELHETPVGFKYIGELIKQDKIAIGGEESAGLSIRHHVPEKDGILAGLLACEMVARRRASLSQQLRRLFDQVGSFYPLRENFRLTPEVKEKFTAKCGQDPRELAGQRVARVVRTDGLKLVFDDGSWVCYRLSGTEPVVRVYSEARSPEDLEKL
- the cutA gene encoding divalent-cation tolerance protein CutA, which codes for MTDKRIVLTTAGTKEEAQKIAHGLVEARLAACVNIVGPMESVYRWKNKVESSAEFLLVIKTTAAAFEAVRAAIKKLHSYELPECVMLDIEDGSNEYLAWIADSVGPGT
- the murI gene encoding glutamate racemase codes for the protein MTARHPVLGVFDSGFGGLTVLEALRRRIPEADFLYFGDTARLPYGTKSAETVARYAIAAARFLEDRGAEMLVVACNTASALALEPITRAMRIGVVGVVAPGAERAARASRSRKAVVIATEATVASHAYRTVLATHGVQAYEKACPLLVPLVEEGWTEHPVTEQVARIYLEEAFGDESRGADVLLLGCTHYPLLQPLIARVLAGVPADSVAIVDSADSTADVVAQALRVHPLPPPSPEPERRNAPRVKCFATDSVEKFRRIGERFVGHRLEDVTHVDLGG
- a CDS encoding N-acetylmuramoyl-L-alanine amidase is translated as MALTLLVAVGAAMLRAPSWQQQRLSVYTPKARYSIEVLERDGRQYVDLLELLRPLGRVGAVHEKKLWKVEFGEIRGEFTEGKNTGLFAGSVVKLESKFAAEGNRPLIPVEDAARLISRALDLRVDDHEAGRRIFAGNVATRFTAELRKGETSELVLSFSEPVHPEILAGQDGLRLDFANDPLVSQQKKFRFDDKTIGAVTFSEVNGAAVLIITGSGRLLAEAGGDGKTLIVRRDPNQPVMALGRAPEIRAAPEPPASLSGLPPGQDSTAALSPLVQAPIVLPPLPPPGVRPRFLVIVDAAHGGEERGALLASDLEEKHVVLALARRLRQELAARGVQSAMVREYDVTLPMEARAVLANASHAAVYLTLHAGAEGRGVRLYTSMLTPTAPERSLFLPWETAQAGYVERSRMLAGAVNGEMEKQKIAVLKTAAPLRPLNNIAAAAIAVELAPRDGDVRTLESASYQQAVAVALAQAVAAARVGLEQTP
- a CDS encoding VWA domain-containing protein — translated: MAQQEPPAAPQAPASPSKAQASKQRPRGDDSQFTFRKEVEEVILHATVVDQHQRLVTNLPREAFTVYEDGEPQKVTSFRREDIPVSLGIVIDNSASMMRSRSAVNQAAINLVRASNPQDEVFVVNFADEYYLDQDFTNDIAKLKEALERISSRGGTALYDAVIASADHLKKNAKLGKRVLLVVTDGDDNASMFNLEQAVRRVQDNEGPTVYAIGIFESRGGSKKAKRALKAIAQQTGGLWFFPDDMEEVDTITRNVAHEIRSQYTIGYKPAHPEREGYKSVRVTARAQGFKKLQVRTRSGYYNTPSETGSQP
- a CDS encoding GerMN domain-containing protein: MIPRHLAIAVALLVVASVVLGSYMLRLQQQQRERATELELERPVAPPVAGREEPVVLVLAYDDEGVVRREHKTIVVPEETGARAREILRALLAHYQQKPSPHPLDPGADVRDAFLVRGDLAVIDMTAAFADGHRSGVLVETLTVVSMVDTLTANLPTIRRVKFLVDGRERETLAGHFDLIAVHDAASVRGLIEEVR
- a CDS encoding VWA domain-containing protein — its product is MPLSKTEIPPDPKLKTHGNRSLTVDVDLVLVNVTVTDPMNRLVTGLEKEHFRVFEGNQAQQVRHFSSEDAPISLGVIFDLSGSMSNKIEKAREAVVQFFKTANPQDEFFMVTFADRPEVLAEFTRSVEDMQNKLVFTVPKGRTALLDAIYLGVTKMRDGQYAKKALLIISDGGDNRSRYTEGEIEDMVKEADVQIYAIGIFDLFPTTPEERTGPSTLASISEVTGGRTFTINSPNDLADVATKIGIELRNQYVLGYKPTDASRNGKWRKIKVKLVPPKGLPPLQVYAKSGYYAPSE
- a CDS encoding PLP-dependent aspartate aminotransferase family protein, translating into MKLPGFSTRAIHDGQEPDPSTGAVVVPIFATSTYVQEGIGKHKGYEYARVSNPTRTRLEQNLASLEGGRSAHVFSSGMAAIHAMCTTLQAGDHVICSHNVYGGVPRLFNQVLAKFGLQFTYVDTSDSTAVEHAIRPSTRIVYVETPTNPLMSISDIRAISRITRRHGVELVVDNTFMSPYFQQPIALGADMTIHSTTKFLNGHSDGLGGVIVCTRADQAEKFAFLQKSAGAILSPFECWLVLRGVKTLAVRMERHDYNGRRVAAFLDRHRKVKAVYYPGLPHHAQHKLAKRQMSGFGSMITFDLGSLAAAKRMLRKVRVCSLGESLGGVETLISHPATMTHAALGPAGRKAIGLTDGMVRISVGIEDVEDIIADLDKALKAV
- a CDS encoding DUF1015 domain-containing protein; the protein is MAVRALATIAVSISMARVFPFRALRYDSRKVSPADVLTQPYDKITPEMQERYYQLSPYNLVRIELGHSQASDNERDNVYIRAAAFFREWRDQGVLLPDPEPSMYAYWQRFRVPGNEAEQERRGVIVAGALEDYGRGVVFRHEQTHSAPKADRLNLLRATGAYFGQLFLLYGDPEREIDAVLEPKQEPDVTLRDEYGVEHRLWRIADPGVIQCVQRKLADKPLIIADGHHRYETALQYRDEQRAANPKAGPDAPFERTMMTLVNMDAPGLVILPTHRVIHGLERFHTEDLIRGARAWFDIHGVSQEPLEPSRAVRLLAEAGQEETAVLAATSQGSFLLRARAGAVKETLQGIPARQRALDVVQVHKLLIERVLGVSEEQVRALEHVRYVRDAGTALSEVQRDANVAFLMNPVRMEQVRDIALAGEVLPQKSTDFYPKLLSGLTIYALD
- the cysK gene encoding cysteine synthase A → MRSVKSAEAQRLRVAEDITELVGETPLLRLRHIAPAGAAALYAKLEYLNPGGSVKDRAAIGIIRRAEEEGRLRPGATIVEATAGNTGIGLALIGIQRGYSVLLFVPEKFSREKVKVMQALGADVRRTPEKEGMQGAIRRAREMAASIPDAFVAAQFSNPANPDFHYETTAREIFEQMQGNIDAVILGAGTGGTFTGVARFLKERLPSVLAVAVESQGSVLGGGPPGEHKVEGIGSSFIPETYDASLADEVMMVHDREAFDMVNRLAREEGVLSGSSGGAAVYAAVEIARRLGEGKRVVTIIPDSAERYLSKNIFEGGI